A part of Campylobacter ureolyticus ACS-301-V-Sch3b genomic DNA contains:
- the nusG gene encoding transcription termination/antitermination protein NusG, giving the protein MAHRWYAIQTYAGSEMSVKNAIETLVENQGLQDKVEQVVVPTEDLIDIKNGKQTIKEKSLYPGYCFAKLDLDTALWHKIQSLPKVSRFIGESKKPSALSDKDVEMILDKVNKRAAPKPKISFDEGESVRIKEGPFANFIGTVEEYDMIHGTLKLNVSIFGRSTPVEILYSQVEKIV; this is encoded by the coding sequence ATGGCACACAGATGGTATGCTATACAGACTTATGCTGGCTCTGAAATGAGTGTAAAGAATGCAATTGAGACTTTGGTAGAAAATCAAGGATTGCAAGATAAAGTAGAACAAGTTGTTGTTCCTACTGAAGATTTAATAGATATTAAAAATGGCAAACAGACAATAAAGGAAAAAAGCCTTTATCCTGGATATTGTTTTGCTAAACTTGATTTAGATACTGCACTTTGGCACAAAATTCAAAGTTTGCCAAAAGTTAGTCGTTTTATTGGCGAGAGTAAAAAACCTTCAGCCTTAAGTGATAAAGACGTTGAAATGATTTTGGATAAAGTCAATAAAAGAGCTGCACCAAAACCAAAAATTTCTTTTGATGAGGGTGAAAGCGTGAGAATAAAAGAAGGTCCTTTTGCAAATTTTATTGGAACTGTAGAAGAGTATGATATGATACATGGAACTTTAAAACTAAATGTTTCTATATTTGGTAGAAGTACCCCAGTTGAAATATTATATTCACAAGTTGAGAAAATTGTTTAA
- the rplK gene encoding 50S ribosomal protein L11 yields MAKKVTGQIKLQIAAAKANPSPPVGPALGQQGVNIMEFCKAFNEKTKDMAGFNIPVIITVYADKSFTFVTKQPPATDLIKKAAGISKGSDNPLKNKVATLTKAQVLEIVEKKIADLNTTDKEQAARIIAGSAKSMGITVVD; encoded by the coding sequence ATGGCTAAGAAAGTAACAGGTCAGATTAAACTACAAATTGCTGCTGCAAAGGCAAATCCAAGTCCTCCGGTAGGTCCAGCACTTGGTCAGCAAGGCGTAAATATTATGGAGTTTTGTAAGGCTTTTAATGAAAAAACAAAAGATATGGCAGGTTTTAATATCCCTGTTATTATAACTGTTTATGCTGATAAAAGTTTTACATTTGTAACAAAACAACCACCAGCAACAGATTTAATAAAAAAAGCTGCTGGAATTAGCAAAGGCTCAGATAATCCTCTAAAAAATAAAGTTGCTACTTTAACAAAAGCACAAGTTTTAGAGATAGTTGAGAAAAAAATTGCTGATTTAAATACAACAGATAAAGAGCAAGCCGCTAGAATTATAGCTGGTTCTGCAAAATCTATGGGTATAACCGTAGTTGATTAA
- the rplA gene encoding 50S ribosomal protein L1, giving the protein MKKNSKRFTELLKKVDSEKNYSLEEAVATVKTLSSAKFDETVEIALKLNVDPKYADQMVRGSVVLPSGTGKVVRVAVIAKDIKADEAKNAGADIVGDDDLVEEIQKGNINFDVLIATPNLMGLVGKVGRILGPKGLMPNPKTGTVTMDVEQAVKNAKGGQVNFRVDKQGNIHAGIGKVSFSKEEIMANLTTFIKEINKHKPATAKGRYVKNAALSLTMSPSVNLDSQEIIDLK; this is encoded by the coding sequence ATGAAAAAAAATTCAAAAAGATTTACGGAATTATTAAAAAAAGTTGATTCTGAAAAAAATTACTCGCTTGAAGAAGCGGTAGCTACTGTAAAAACACTTTCATCTGCTAAATTTGATGAAACAGTGGAAATAGCACTAAAACTAAATGTTGATCCAAAGTACGCAGACCAAATGGTAAGAGGTTCAGTTGTTCTTCCATCAGGTACAGGTAAAGTGGTAAGAGTAGCAGTTATTGCAAAAGATATTAAAGCTGATGAGGCTAAAAATGCAGGCGCTGATATAGTTGGCGATGATGATTTGGTTGAAGAAATTCAAAAAGGTAATATTAATTTTGATGTTTTAATAGCTACACCAAATTTAATGGGTTTAGTTGGTAAAGTTGGTAGAATTTTAGGACCTAAAGGTCTTATGCCAAACCCAAAAACAGGTACTGTTACAATGGATGTAGAACAAGCTGTTAAAAATGCAAAAGGCGGACAAGTTAACTTTAGAGTTGATAAGCAAGGAAATATTCATGCTGGCATTGGCAAAGTAAGTTTTTCAAAAGAAGAGATTATGGCAAATTTAACTACTTTTATTAAAGAGATAAATAAACATAAACCTGCCACTGCAAAAGGTAGATATGTTAAAAATGCAGCCTTATCGCTTACAATGAGTCCATCAGTTAATCTTGATTCGCAAGAAATAATTGATTTAAAATAA
- the rplJ gene encoding 50S ribosomal protein L10: protein MNREDKVALVSKLTESFKEADGVVVADYRGIGVSSLEELRKAAKESDVKVQVIKNTLAGIALNSVEKTGLELKDTNIFLWGDQLNVSKVAFKYAEKNKNFIIKSAHIDGEVCDVSKVEALSKLPGREELIAMLLQVWNAPVQNFTIGLNALKEKKEQSA, encoded by the coding sequence TTGAATAGAGAAGATAAGGTAGCTCTTGTTTCAAAACTAACTGAAAGCTTTAAAGAAGCTGATGGTGTTGTTGTAGCTGATTATAGAGGAATTGGTGTTTCTTCACTTGAAGAGTTAAGAAAAGCAGCCAAAGAATCTGATGTAAAAGTTCAAGTTATAAAAAACACATTAGCCGGAATTGCTTTAAATAGTGTAGAAAAAACAGGATTAGAGTTAAAAGATACCAATATTTTTCTTTGGGGCGATCAGCTAAATGTTTCAAAAGTAGCTTTCAAATATGCAGAAAAAAATAAAAATTTTATCATAAAATCTGCTCATATTGATGGCGAAGTTTGTGATGTTAGTAAAGTTGAAGCACTTTCCAAATTACCAGGTCGCGAAGAGCTTATTGCAATGCTTTTACAAGTTTGGAATGCGCCGGTTCAAAATTTTACAATCGGCTTAAATGCGCTTAAAGAAAAAAAAGAACAATCAGCATAA
- the rplL gene encoding 50S ribosomal protein L7/L12, whose protein sequence is MAITKEDVLEYISNLTVLELSELVKEFEEKFGVSAAPVMVAGAAGGAAGGDGADEKTEFDVVLLDAGDKKINVIKVVRALTGLGLKEAKDATEKTPSTLKEGISKEDAEAAKKQLEEAGAKVELK, encoded by the coding sequence ATGGCAATTACAAAAGAAGATGTATTAGAATATATTTCTAATTTAACAGTTTTAGAGTTAAGTGAATTAGTTAAAGAATTTGAAGAGAAATTCGGTGTTAGTGCAGCACCAGTAATGGTTGCAGGTGCAGCAGGTGGTGCAGCAGGCGGTGATGGTGCAGATGAAAAAACAGAATTTGATGTTGTATTACTTGATGCAGGTGATAAAAAAATTAATGTTATTAAAGTTGTAAGAGCTTTAACAGGATTAGGACTTAAAGAAGCAAAAGATGCTACTGAAAAAACACCTTCAACTCTTAAAGAAGGAATCAGTAAAGAAGATGCTGAAGCAGCTAAAAAACAACTTGAAGAAGCTGGAGCTAAAGTCGAGCTTAAATAA
- the rpoB gene encoding DNA-directed RNA polymerase subunit beta: MLNSLYSGNRLRIDFSKAKKEIDIPNLLQLQKKSFDSFLYKKDSIESGMERAIRSIFPIHDPQNRLSLEYVDYEILKPKYSIRECVERGLTYSVSSKMKIRLVIYDKDEKTGEKTGIKEIKEQEIFLRDIPLMTDRVSFIINGVERVVVNQLHRSPGVIFKEEESPTVSNKRIYTAQIIPDRGSWLYFEYDAKDILYVRINNKRKMPITILFRALGYGKQDIIKLFYPIKTLRVEKGKFLTKFDPKDYTTRLEYDIKDPKGNVVHQSGKRLTPSKAKKLIDDGLEYVEYPIDVLLERYLFDPIINNESGEILYDTLSLLDEAKIEKILKSQKEITIVNDLADGVDSSVINSFLQDGDTLKTLQQLEKIDNENDLAAIRIYKVMRPGEPVVKEAAREFVNDLFFNPERYDLTKVGRMKMNHKLGIEVPEYVTVMTSEDIIKTAKYLIGVKNGKGFIDDRDHLGNRRIRSIGELLANETHLGLVKMQKTIRDKFTTLSNNVDELMPHDLINARIITTTLMEFFTVGQLSQFMDQTNPLSEITHKRRLSALGQGGLVKERAGFEVRDVHPTHYGRICPIETPEGQNIGLINTLATYAKVNDLGFVEAPYRKVVNSKVTDDIVYLTATQEEGIVIAPASARVDEDGNLLDEFLEARKDGENILARKEEVGLIDLCSGMIAGVAASLIPFLEHDDANRALMGSNMQRQAVPLLKPIAPIVGTGMEATIARDSWTAVKAKRAGIVEKVDSKNIFILGEDESGPFIDHYSMEKNLRTNQNTMFSQHPIINKGDEIKAGQIIADGASMHEGELALGKNALVAFMPWHGYNYEDAVVMSEKMIRNDEYTSIHVYEKSIEARELKDGVEEITRDIPNVKEEELIHLDESGIVKIGTEVRSGMILVGKVTPKGEVKPTPEERLLRAIFGEKAGHVVNKSLYANSSTEGVVIDVKIFTKKGYEKDSRAIKAYEAEKTTLEKEHHDRLLMLDREETLMVSSLLEKKPLKEDGKLGKLEFKKGDFVPRSDLEESNRFALNSFIKSYEKAIQTEYDDIKNHFQNEKKKLKENHDEKLEILEKDDILPSGVVKLVKVYIATKRKLKVGDKMAGRHGNKGIVSNIVPEVDMPYLPSGKRVDIVLNPLGVPSRMNIGQIMESHLGLVGVKLGEQIEKMMEEKTGEWIKNLRAKMIDIASTSKLMNAKKTLEKLSDDELLKYARDWSHGIKFAAPIFEGIVPEDFEKLFKMANIDPDGKTELYDGRTGEKFKERVNVGCMYYLKLHHLVDEKVHARSTGPYSLVTQQPVGGRALSGGQRFGEMEVWALEAYGAAYTLREMLTIKSDDIDGRLEAYKALIRGENVPSAGVPETFFVLTKELKSLALDINIFKKEDEDNE; this comes from the coding sequence ATGCTAAATAGCCTATATTCTGGAAATCGTCTTAGAATTGATTTTTCAAAAGCCAAAAAAGAGATTGATATTCCAAATTTATTACAATTACAAAAAAAGAGTTTTGATAGTTTTTTATACAAAAAAGACAGTATTGAAAGTGGTATGGAAAGAGCTATAAGATCAATTTTTCCTATACACGATCCACAAAACAGACTTAGTTTAGAATATGTTGATTATGAAATTTTAAAACCAAAATATTCAATTAGAGAGTGCGTAGAAAGAGGATTAACCTACTCCGTAAGCTCAAAAATGAAAATCAGACTTGTCATTTATGATAAAGATGAAAAAACTGGGGAAAAAACAGGAATTAAAGAAATAAAAGAACAAGAGATATTTTTAAGAGATATTCCTTTAATGACTGATAGAGTTTCTTTTATCATAAATGGAGTTGAAAGAGTTGTTGTAAATCAACTTCATAGAAGTCCTGGTGTTATTTTCAAAGAAGAAGAAAGCCCAACAGTATCAAATAAAAGAATTTATACAGCACAAATAATACCAGATAGAGGTAGTTGGCTTTATTTTGAATATGATGCAAAAGATATTTTATATGTCCGTATAAATAATAAAAGAAAAATGCCTATAACTATTTTATTTAGGGCATTAGGATATGGAAAACAAGATATTATAAAACTTTTTTATCCTATAAAAACACTTCGTGTTGAAAAAGGTAAATTTTTAACAAAATTTGATCCAAAAGACTACACAACAAGGTTAGAATATGATATAAAAGATCCAAAAGGTAATGTTGTTCATCAATCTGGAAAAAGACTTACTCCAAGTAAGGCTAAAAAACTTATTGATGATGGTTTGGAATATGTAGAATATCCAATTGATGTATTACTTGAAAGATATCTTTTTGATCCTATTATAAATAATGAAAGTGGAGAAATTCTATACGATACCTTATCCTTGCTTGATGAAGCAAAGATAGAAAAAATTTTAAAATCGCAAAAAGAAATCACCATAGTAAACGACCTTGCTGATGGTGTTGATAGTAGTGTTATTAACTCATTTTTACAAGATGGTGATACTCTAAAAACACTTCAACAGCTTGAAAAAATAGATAATGAAAATGATCTTGCAGCAATTAGAATTTACAAAGTTATGCGTCCTGGCGAACCTGTTGTAAAAGAAGCAGCAAGAGAGTTTGTAAATGATCTTTTCTTTAATCCAGAAAGATATGATTTAACAAAAGTTGGTCGTATGAAAATGAATCATAAGCTTGGTATTGAAGTTCCTGAGTATGTAACTGTAATGACAAGCGAAGATATTATAAAAACTGCAAAATATCTAATTGGTGTTAAAAATGGAAAAGGCTTTATAGATGATAGAGATCATTTAGGAAACAGAAGAATTAGATCTATTGGAGAGCTTTTGGCAAATGAAACTCATTTAGGTCTTGTAAAGATGCAAAAAACTATAAGAGATAAATTTACAACACTTAGCAATAATGTAGATGAGTTAATGCCGCATGATTTAATAAATGCAAGAATTATAACAACTACATTGATGGAATTTTTTACAGTTGGGCAGCTTAGCCAGTTTATGGATCAAACAAACCCATTAAGTGAAATAACCCATAAAAGAAGACTTTCAGCTCTTGGACAAGGTGGTCTTGTAAAAGAAAGAGCAGGATTTGAAGTAAGAGATGTTCACCCAACTCATTATGGTAGAATTTGTCCTATTGAGACACCTGAGGGACAAAATATTGGCCTTATAAACACACTTGCTACTTATGCAAAAGTAAATGACTTAGGTTTTGTTGAAGCACCTTATAGAAAAGTAGTAAACTCAAAAGTAACTGATGATATAGTTTATTTAACAGCTACACAAGAAGAAGGAATTGTAATAGCGCCTGCCTCAGCTAGAGTTGATGAGGATGGAAATTTACTTGATGAGTTTTTAGAAGCTAGAAAAGATGGTGAAAACATATTAGCTAGAAAAGAAGAAGTAGGTTTAATTGACTTATGTTCTGGCATGATAGCTGGTGTTGCAGCTTCACTTATTCCATTTTTGGAGCACGATGATGCAAACAGAGCTTTGATGGGTTCAAACATGCAGCGACAAGCCGTTCCACTTCTAAAGCCAATTGCTCCAATTGTTGGAACAGGTATGGAAGCTACTATTGCAAGAGATTCTTGGACAGCTGTAAAAGCAAAAAGAGCAGGAATTGTTGAAAAAGTAGATAGTAAAAACATATTTATTTTAGGCGAAGATGAAAGTGGTCCTTTTATAGACCATTACTCAATGGAAAAAAACTTAAGAACAAACCAAAATACAATGTTTTCTCAGCACCCAATTATCAATAAAGGTGATGAAATAAAAGCTGGTCAAATCATAGCAGATGGTGCAAGTATGCATGAGGGCGAACTTGCTCTTGGTAAAAATGCTCTTGTTGCATTTATGCCTTGGCATGGATACAACTACGAAGATGCCGTTGTTATGAGTGAAAAGATGATTAGAAATGACGAATATACAAGTATTCATGTTTATGAAAAAAGTATTGAGGCAAGAGAATTAAAAGATGGTGTTGAAGAAATAACCAGAGACATTCCTAATGTAAAAGAAGAAGAGCTTATCCATCTTGATGAAAGTGGAATCGTAAAAATCGGTACTGAGGTAAGATCTGGAATGATTTTAGTTGGTAAAGTAACCCCAAAAGGTGAAGTTAAGCCAACTCCTGAAGAAAGACTTTTAAGAGCAATTTTTGGAGAAAAAGCAGGCCATGTTGTAAATAAATCATTGTATGCAAACTCCTCAACTGAAGGTGTTGTTATAGATGTTAAGATATTTACAAAAAAAGGATATGAAAAAGACTCAAGAGCTATAAAGGCGTATGAGGCTGAAAAAACAACCCTTGAAAAAGAACACCATGATAGACTTTTAATGCTAGATAGAGAAGAGACTTTAATGGTTTCATCTTTACTTGAGAAAAAGCCATTAAAAGAAGATGGAAAACTTGGTAAGTTGGAATTTAAAAAAGGTGATTTCGTTCCAAGAAGTGATCTTGAAGAAAGCAATAGATTTGCTTTAAACAGTTTTATAAAATCTTATGAAAAAGCAATTCAAACCGAATATGATGATATAAAAAATCACTTCCAAAACGAGAAGAAAAAACTAAAAGAAAATCATGATGAAAAGCTTGAAATTTTAGAAAAAGATGATATTTTACCAAGTGGTGTTGTAAAACTTGTAAAAGTTTATATCGCAACAAAGAGAAAGCTAAAAGTTGGTGATAAAATGGCTGGTCGTCACGGAAACAAAGGTATTGTTTCTAACATCGTTCCAGAAGTTGATATGCCATATCTTCCAAGCGGAAAAAGAGTTGATATAGTTTTAAACCCATTAGGTGTTCCAAGCCGTATGAATATCGGACAAATTATGGAAAGCCACTTAGGTTTAGTTGGTGTAAAACTTGGCGAACAAATTGAAAAAATGATGGAAGAAAAAACAGGTGAATGGATTAAAAATTTAAGAGCAAAAATGATTGATATCGCAAGTACTTCAAAACTTATGAATGCCAAAAAAACTTTAGAAAAGTTAAGTGATGATGAGCTTTTAAAATATGCAAGAGATTGGAGTCATGGTATTAAATTTGCTGCACCTATTTTTGAAGGTATTGTGCCTGAGGATTTTGAAAAACTATTTAAAATGGCAAATATTGACCCAGATGGCAAAACCGAACTTTATGATGGAAGAACTGGTGAGAAATTTAAAGAAAGAGTAAATGTAGGTTGTATGTATTATCTAAAACTTCATCACCTTGTTGATGAAAAAGTTCATGCAAGAAGCACAGGGCCATATTCTCTTGTTACACAGCAACCTGTTGGTGGTAGAGCACTAAGTGGTGGTCAAAGATTTGGAGAAATGGAAGTTTGGGCATTAGAGGCTTACGGTGCGGCTTATACATTAAGAGAAATGCTAACAATTAAATCAGATGATATTGATGGTAGACTTGAAGCTTATAAAGCTTTAATTAGAGGTGAAAATGTTCCATCAGCAGGTGTTCCTGAAACATTTTTTGTTTTAACAAAAGAGCTTAAATCATTAGCACTTGATATAAATATATTTAAAAAAGAGGATGAGGATAATGAGTGA